A single genomic interval of Zingiber officinale cultivar Zhangliang chromosome 4A, Zo_v1.1, whole genome shotgun sequence harbors:
- the LOC121970017 gene encoding protein CLP1 homolog isoform X1 encodes MASSRQFKLAKESELRVEVGPDMPLRIRLLFGTAEIFGTELPPSNWLSISPCSKITVFTWNGATIELDGVSEVEYVADETPMVSYVNAHAILDARRAQAKASHSNNVDSLQGPRVIVVGPTDSGKSSLCKMLLSWACKQGWKPTYVDLDIGQGYITIPGCIAATPVEMPIDAVEGIPLEMPIVYFYGHTSPTANGDLYKVFVKELARTLERQFSGNAEARAVGMVINTMGWVEGLGYELLLNAIDTFNCDVVLVLGQEKLCSMLKEVLKTKPKVDVVKLHKSGGIVMRNQKVRQKARSLKIREYFYGPINDLSPHSNIVNFSDISVYRIGGGPQAPCSALPIGAEPVADPTRLVAININRDLLHLVLAISSAKEPDQIISR; translated from the exons ATGGCCTCGTCCAGACAATTTAAATTAGCGAAGGAGAGTGAGCTCAGAGTCGAGGTTGGCCCTGACATGCCCCTTCGCATTCGCCTCCTCTTTGGCACAGCTGAAATATTCGGTACTGAGTTGCCTCCTAGCAATTGGCTCTCCATCTCACCATGCAGCAAAATCACA GTGTTCACTTGGAACGGCGCCACCATCGAGTTGGATGGAGTCAGCGAAGTGGAGTATGTGGCAGATGAG ACACCCATGGTGAGCTACGTGAATGCTCATGCCATACTTGATGCAAGAAGAGCTCAAGCAAAGGCATCACATAGTAACAATGTGGACTCTCTGCAG GGTCCTAGGGTGATTGTTGTGGGACCCACAGATTCTGGGAAGAGTAGCTTGTGCAAAATGCTTCTAAGCTGGGCTTGTAAACAAGGATGGAAACCGACCTATGTGGATTTGGATATTGGTCAGGGCTACATAACTATTCCTGGCTGCATAGCTGCTACTCCAGTTGAGATGCCTATAGATGCAGTGGAAGGAATTCCTCTAGAAATGCCTATTGTGTATTTTTATGGGCACACATCTCCTAC TGCAAATGGTGATCTTTATAAAGTGTTTGTGAAGGAGTTGGCTAGAACCCTAGAGAGGCAGTTCTCTGGAAATGCTGAAGCTAGAGCTGTAGGCATGGTGATTAATACTATGGGATGGGTGGAAGGCCTTGGTTATGAG TTACTTCTCAATGCTATTGATACATTTAATTGTGATGTGGTTCTAGTCTTGGGCCAG GAAAAACTTTgcagcatgcttaaagaagttttaaaaaccaAGCCTAAAGTAGATGTTGTGAAACTCCATAAATCTGGAGGGATAGTTATGAGGAATCAAAAAGTACGCCAAAAGGCTAGGAGTTTGAAAATCAGA GAATACTTCTATGGGCCTATAAATGATCTCTCCCCACATTCAAATATTGTCAACTTTAGTGACATTTCTGTTTATAGAATTGGTGGTGGCCCACAGGCTCCTTGTTCTGCACTGCCTATTGGTGCGGAACCTGTAGCCGACCCTACTCGACTAGTTGCTATTAACATAAATCGTGACTTACTCCATCTTGTTCTAGCTATTTCATCTGCAAAGGAGCCTGATCAGATTATATCCAG ataa